The DNA sequence CAGAGATTTTACGTCGATTATTATTGGGGGTTTCTTCGGATGGAGTAGAttgatttaatattgataattgTTGAAATTTGATGTATAAGTGTTTTGAATTACTATAAGTTTAAGTATTTGATCATTTGAGGGGAGTGAGGggaaaatatatgtattagCTTTTTAGTTTCCAAAGGTATCCCTCCTACCGACAGTTAGAAGACTAGTATCTCGTCCATCGGTCAGCATACTAAGCGGTAGGGACTGGCCAAATGGCTTACTCCATTCACTTGGGCATAATGTATTAGTCTTTTTATTGTAtgtagaagtaaaaaaaaaggtgatgATCAAATATTGGTTAATTTACGTACGATTTGGTTGATAATAAATTACTTagattttttgtgttttaatgtTATTATCGTGGTCTATTCCGTAATATatcagtatatatatacatgacGCTCATTGCTCATATGtagatatgaaaataaaatactaacatATTTCGTGCATAAATACAGCTATGAATGCCACACTAGGTTTTGATTTCACATGACTCATTTTCCTATATGGAGTACATACTAAGGTAATGATAATATAGGATGGGAGTGATTGTAACAACAAAAGAGAGTatgatattttcatatttggatcCAATGAATCAAGTGataacattaaattttacCTGGTGGCTGGTGCAGAAGACTGAAATATCTGGATCAAGATCTGCCAACCAgaaaaatagactaatatAAATCACCTCCtaaatcaagaaatacaaGTTCTCATCAAGAAGAGATTGTAGACATGCATCACAACCAACTAGAGGCCACGAACGCCTGAAAATACTCGAGTGATCGGTGAATGTACATCGTCTGTGGAGATAGAAAGAAATTTAGCTAATAAAGTTGAGTGAAAGCTGGTTTGTGGCTCAATAGAGGTACAATTAAGGAGTTGCATTCACAAGAATTTCCATATAGTATTGTGGCAAAGGATGTATTCTCATAGTATGTAAAAGTTCTGCACCTACACATGTACAAGCAGCAAATTTTTATAGAAACAAGCATACATGACAATCGACTGTTACACAGAAATGCTCTCAAACATACAGCGAATAATGACTGTTTACAAATTATTGGGTTTTTCCGACTTCAAAATCTGATGATGGCGCAGGTGAACTCCCTAGAAGTCCAGAAGATAAAGGCTCAATAAACTTCCACTTCACATGATGGAACACGAACAGACGTTCTTCTTGGGAATCTCATCAACCTTCTTCTCTGTTGACACAGTGGGAACTTTCAGCAACTAAGCAACTATATTGGGGAAAGAGAAAATTGAGGCCTTAATGATAGCATCAAAGAAATGAGATTGCATTTGTTACGAAATCCAAACTTTTCACAGgaatatattatatgaaaCCGAGACATGAACTGCGATGTTAGATTTCAGGGTATCATAtagtaaaaggaaaataaacaCTGATAAATGAAGGTCTGATTTGTGATGAATTTATTCAGTAAGCGATGATTTTGAAATCGAGCATGATTTATGCACAAATATACATTCtatcataaaaattagattGGAATGGACTGAGGTCTGAGCATTGCGCTTCCTGTATCAATGACATTCACCAGTAATTGATTCCTCCAAGCACTTCATGAATGTACTTAGGAaacaaaattgcaattttatccCATTTCCTCATACTAAGTTTTACATAAGTTTTcctaaagaaaaagaatgggGAGGTATGCCAGGGTAGGATGAACAGACAGAAATTTAAGCTCTGGAGAGTAATTCTAGATCCATGAAAACCCAGAAATAGGCTACAATTATGCATGAGAGCATGCACTCTATATTTGGCTAAATTTTTCTCTACTACTCGTACACAACATTATGTCATCATCTTTAACAACCCGAGACCTATATTTCTCTAACTATCAATATCCTACACCAAGATTAGGATCATTCATATTGTTGAACCTTTAAACTTCCAAGAATTTCAAAATCCACATTCAACTGTATGCTTCTATTCTCACTGTAATATCCCAAGATCCAACAATCGAACCTTGATGCCTCCCAAGAATCTATAGATTACCATCCCCTGTAAGTGAGTCCCATTTTTAGGAGTTATAAGCCATAGCTACAATTCTAATGTGATCAACGTTCCAACTCGcatgaaaaacaaattacaaacCCATATAAAACTATGCCAGCAATTAACTGAAACCATAGAATCACATGCAGGCAGGTTATGTTATTAACAAAACCTATCTGCAAAAGTTGTGTAGTTCCATATGACTAAAATCTCCAACTCAGAGTCCaaatattgtaggcaaaataaAGTAGGCAGGAAGTATGAAAGCATAATTAGAGCAACCAAACGAGTTATGAATAACAAAGTAACAATCGGATTTGCAGCACagcaaaaaagtaaaaaagtgaCCTGTCTTAGCTTTTGCCACCGATGGCTGTACAACAGCATGCATGGTTATAACTCCTTTAGGCAGCTCCCCAAATGGCATCTTGCACTGTGCAACAGTCTTGTTATTCTCCAAAATTTTCCCAGCACTTATTAATTTCACATCATTTGCTGCTTTCGGGGAAACTTTTTTATCTGATAATAAGCAAAACTGCTCCAATTACACTCGCAATAAGCACGCAAAAGAGCAGGAAATAAGCTCTCCACTACATTTATGATTAAGGTATGCATTAATGAATACAAGTCTCTGAAACTCAATTTCTCATGTGCCCCAAATCCAaaacttcattcaaatttgCGCTGCTTTACATTCTTACAATTGCACGAATTCTGCAGTTACTCCTGCCCCAAAATCAAAGGGCATTTAATCATAACACATTATCCAAGGGCATAATCTCAAAGATATCGTGTATAACTACGCTAAAACTCAAAGTTAAACTTCACTAACTAGTTTACTGTATGTGTCCTCAATCAAACGCcaataagaaaaatggaacATAAGAAGACGATAAAATCGAATTGAACAAGCCCAAATTCtagtaacaaaattaaaagagagaatCAATTTTGTGAGGAGTTAAGCTAACCTTTAGGCCACTCTGCCACAACTCTTTCCTTCAGCATAGCAACAGTCGACGCCGGCGAATATCGGAACGGACCGATATCTGATCCATCGTACAATCTGAACTTCAGCTCCACCAAATCCTCCTCCGGCATTTGATTTCCTCACAATCCTCTAAAACCAAATCCAATTCTTTTCCAATTGAATCAAAAACCCTCGAACTCCCCCAATCCTTCACCCGCCAACCGCAAGTTCAAATTGGAGGTGCCAACCGAAAATTGTCGAAGTTTTTAAACGAAATGCGTCAATAACACTTTGAAATTGAGGAACCCAAGACCAGATCTTGATGATTTACGCGCCGCTTTAACCCTTTGTGCAGTGGTTTCTCACttcttttttcagttttttttttaatctctatccaattttgagttttttttttcattttttttcaattgttttactttataaaCTTTTTCTTGCTTTTGAGAGACTcgatttgaattttgagttAAAATTCCGGAAAAGAGAGAACATTTCAAAAAAGCAAGCAAGAACATTTCAATAAAGCAAGGAAGAACAATTCAATAAAGCAAGgattttgcataaaatttgcatataattatacttaaaTCTGTCGTACAAGAATATGCGCTTTtgattatatatgattttaatgcacaattgataaaataaaaaaaatagaaaacaaaagtAATTAAGGCATTGTCAGTGGAAAATGAGTCCTTcctcattaaaaaaaaattccaaaattagaaaatgtataCTTTTTTTAGACgaacttaaaaataaagagtgTATACCCTTATGTaatagagggagtaattaggtttaattatatgataacGGCTTGGTTAATAACaagaaaattatactccaaaaAGGACTTGTAGAATAACGGTTGTTTCCACATACAAACACAAGTCATTCCAATATGTTTTGTTCTCACTTCTCGCTTATATGCTTCATGAGAAACTTTCTCATCTCATAAGGTcatccgcaacgctgtctcttatccgtctcttaaccgtctcatctcttaactattcatggccccactgtacttttcagctcatctcttaactaagagacaacacctgcatccctctaggggtgtcgaaacgggtaccgCGGGTATCCGCACCCGACAAgtcgggtacccgcacccgatttCGCCCCCAATGTTAGTCCCGATACCCGTCCCACACTGTGTCGGGTATAACCGATACCCGAGTCAGGTATCCCGCACCCGACGCCGCGGGTACCCGACCCGACCTGACAGTAAATCACAATTCCTTCCTAACAATTTTTGAAATCAATacagaaaatttaaaacaaaaattcaagaatGAAAAGTCCAATTCAAGAATAAGATCTGTAAACAATGGAAATATACTATGAAGATGGAGTGGTGTGGTGGCGGCGGATAGTGCTGTGGTGGCAGGTGGAAGGAGATGATGGCTTGGACGTGAGTGAGAAGAAAAAGgtgaaaaaaaaggtacagACGTGAGTGAGAAGAGAGGGAAAtaggtaaaaaaaaacttaaaaaaaacttaactataattaaaagaagaagaaaaaatttacACTGTGActgcataattaaaataaaagatgataATTACAAAATGCTAGTATACTTATAAACAATCGGGTAATTTTCGGGATTAACGGGTAACCCgctcgggtatcgggtatacccgatacccgcaaaacccaaaatataaatacccGCTCCCGACCCGTTACCCGTTTccgtcgggtatcgggtacccgctacccgccgggtatcgggtcgggtaggaaattacccgatacccgctacccgtttcgacacccctacatccctccatctcttaaccatctcttatccatctcttaactattcattcaatttcattttttaatttttatttccaacaaattcaattaataaaaacaaacttaattaaataaaataaaataacaatttaaaggcctaaaaaattataaaatacataattataaaatacataattaaaaaataatataattaaataaaataaaaattacaatttaaaggcctaaaaaatttaaaaatgcatgattaaaaaatacataattaaatattaaaatttataattttttttttcgaattttcaattttttttaaaaaaaaataaatttatgacgtcataattccgacgcccactcgcgggccggcgagtgggcgtcacgccatcGCTtagcgcgcgccacgtggccGCGCGCGTCGTCTCGTcagctcgaggccggcctcttCCGAACGCGTCGGGCGTCGAGacatctcgtctcgtcgagacgagacgggagccgcaacgctgtctcgatgccgtctcgtctcgtcgagacgagaccgagaTCGCAACGAGgcagcgttgcggatgctctaattgTTCCACATATTAACATACTACCATATCTTTCTGGTGTATATTTTGTCCTCACTTGCACGCAGTGGCGGAACCAGAAAATTGAATAAGCCGGtgctgaaaataaaataaaaataaaattaaaaaaatattaataataataattattattgttttttttaattaattaatattccatCCATCtgtcattaggagtcccggttcacttttactataaatggtaggTTGTACATACATCTTACTATTCA is a window from the Salvia hispanica cultivar TCC Black 2014 chromosome 1, UniMelb_Shisp_WGS_1.0, whole genome shotgun sequence genome containing:
- the LOC125210612 gene encoding membrane-anchored ubiquitin-fold protein 4 isoform X1, with the translated sequence MPEEDLVELKFRLYDGSDIGPFRYSPASTVAMLKERVVAEWPKDKKVSPKAANDVKLISAGKILENNKTVAQCKMPFGELPKGVITMHAVVQPSVAKAKTEKKVDEIPKKNVCSCSIM
- the LOC125210612 gene encoding membrane-anchored ubiquitin-fold protein 4 isoform X2; the protein is MPEEDLVELKFRLYDGSDIGPFRYSPASTVAMLKERVVAEWPKDKKVSPKAANDVKLISAGKILENNKTVAQCKMPFGELPKGVITMHAVVQPSVAKAKTVA